One Parachlamydia sp. AcF125 DNA segment encodes these proteins:
- the map gene encoding type II methionyl aminopeptidase has product MNEKYKQDFIRAGKIANEVRDFGKSLIKVGASYQEVIAQIKQKILCLGALPAFPPQIALNHVAAHFLPQPDEDMTFGEDVVKLDVGVCYQGAIGDCAVTVDLSGKYQALIDAVENALLSAEQSIHVGLPVKEIGRIIEDKIASYGFKPVKNLAGHGLGLYKVHTAPMIPNYCDHSTAVVKAGMTFAIEPFATDGKGLIYDSGDPTIFSFVRARTVPLSIPRGVIAKIKSFNGLPFSMDDLIGGEYGPNEIRKICGDLIRAGVIMGHAPLLEEGQGMVAQAENSVMVDKTGKVFVTTR; this is encoded by the coding sequence CGATTTTGGTAAATCCTTAATCAAGGTAGGCGCTTCTTATCAAGAAGTGATTGCCCAAATTAAACAAAAAATTCTTTGCTTAGGGGCGCTTCCCGCCTTTCCCCCTCAGATTGCTCTAAATCATGTAGCTGCTCATTTCTTGCCTCAGCCAGATGAAGATATGACTTTTGGCGAAGATGTAGTCAAGTTAGATGTGGGAGTATGTTATCAGGGGGCGATTGGGGATTGCGCGGTGACAGTAGACTTGTCTGGCAAATATCAAGCCCTCATAGATGCTGTAGAAAATGCTTTATTAAGTGCCGAACAAAGTATTCACGTAGGGTTACCCGTTAAGGAAATAGGGAGAATCATTGAGGATAAAATTGCTTCATATGGATTCAAGCCAGTAAAAAATCTTGCCGGGCATGGGTTAGGTCTCTACAAGGTGCACACGGCTCCCATGATCCCTAATTACTGCGATCATTCTACTGCGGTGGTAAAGGCTGGCATGACGTTTGCTATTGAACCCTTTGCTACCGATGGGAAAGGGCTTATTTATGATTCCGGCGATCCTACCATCTTTTCTTTCGTACGTGCTAGAACTGTGCCTCTCTCTATCCCTCGAGGAGTGATAGCGAAAATCAAGAGTTTTAATGGCCTTCCCTTTTCCATGGATGACCTTATAGGGGGGGAATATGGCCCCAATGAAATTAGAAAGATTTGTGGGGACTTAATTAGAGCCGGAGTGATTATGGGCCATGCACCTCTTTTAGAAGAAGGCCAAGGAATGGTTGCACAAGCAGAAAATTCTGTCATGGTGGATAAAACAGGTAAGGTCTTTGTAACCACCCGGTAA